A region from the Nitrospirota bacterium genome encodes:
- a CDS encoding lipoate--protein ligase family protein → MSEWRIIDSGDGDAFYNMALDEAISASVRKGNAPPTLRFYGWAKPSLSIGCFQGTKDIDSDYCKEKDIPIVRRPTGGRAILHDKELTYSFSSRSVGVFSDGLRDTYKKISSALSIAMERLGIQSEMQDSFSGSYARSPLCFQSSSYGELSFNGRKLIGSAQRRWNDGFLQQGSIPYRIDYAKIKRIFPNTTLHRRQEIPLIQLYKPDNVTTLKDAIRESFEMLFDVKFIRSNPIQKEEVSAQELLSEKYLVHEWNYQR, encoded by the coding sequence GTGTCTGAATGGCGGATTATCGATTCAGGAGATGGAGATGCCTTCTATAACATGGCATTGGATGAGGCAATCTCTGCCTCTGTAAGGAAAGGTAATGCACCTCCTACACTCAGGTTTTATGGCTGGGCGAAACCTTCTTTAAGCATAGGATGTTTTCAGGGCACAAAAGACATCGACTCGGATTACTGCAAAGAAAAAGACATCCCAATCGTAAGAAGACCAACAGGAGGAAGGGCAATACTTCATGACAAGGAGCTTACATACAGCTTTTCTTCAAGGTCAGTCGGAGTGTTTTCAGATGGACTCAGGGATACATATAAGAAAATAAGCTCTGCATTGTCAATTGCCATGGAAAGGCTTGGAATCCAATCGGAGATGCAAGATTCTTTCTCAGGCTCCTATGCGAGAAGTCCTCTTTGTTTTCAATCAAGCTCATACGGAGAGCTATCCTTTAATGGAAGAAAGCTCATTGGCTCTGCCCAGAGAAGATGGAACGATGGTTTTCTTCAGCAAGGCTCTATCCCATATAGAATAGATTATGCCAAGATAAAGCGTATATTCCCTAACACTACACTGCACAGAAGACAAGAAATACCTCTCATCCAGTTATACAAGCCCGACAATGTAACTACCCTTAAGGATGCCATAAGGGAATCCTTTGAGATGCTCTTCGATGTAAAATTTATAAGGTCTAATCCTATTCAGAAAGAGGAGGTATCTGCTCAGGAACTTCTTTCGGAGAAGTATCTTGTCCATGAATGGAACTATCAGAGATAG
- a CDS encoding CooT family nickel-binding protein, which produces MCELNAYVYEEGIEKLFLDNVETVRLEGENVLLRNLFGEEKVFDGVLEELSLSRHKIILRKK; this is translated from the coding sequence ATGTGCGAGTTGAATGCATATGTTTACGAAGAAGGCATTGAAAAGCTTTTCTTGGACAATGTGGAAACAGTCAGGCTCGAAGGGGAAAATGTCCTCCTAAGAAACCTCTTTGGCGAGGAAAAGGTCTTTGATGGAGTGCTTGAGGAGCTATCCCTTTCAAGACATAAGATTATCTTAAGAAAAAAATAG